The following DNA comes from Marispirochaeta aestuarii.
CAGCCGTACAGGACTTGAAACCATGACCCTCTCGGCGGCGGTAATCAGCCCCTTGAGGGAGATCGGCCTCAGCATACTGGTTGGTCTGGTAATGGTCCTGGTCTATACCCTTCTGTCCAGGCCCCTTGATTCAGCACGGGACCGGTTTATTCTGACAATAGCCACGGTGCTGTTTACCACCGGGCTCTGCGAGTATTTTCACCTCTCCGAAATTCTTACCAACATGATTGTCGGTATGGCCTTTACCAATACCCAGCCCACAAAAACGACCCGGGAAATAGACGAAAGTCTCAGGGGCATCATGCCGCTGCTCTTTCTCTTTTTCTTCACCCTCGCCGGAGCAAATCTGCATGTAGGAGCCCTGCCCTCCCTGGGGCTGCTGGGTCTGGTTTACATAGCAGCACGCACCGCAGGGCTGATGGGAGGCGCCTGGTTCGGTACGACCATCGGAAGGATGGAGGAAAACCTGCGGAAATATCTGGGGATGGGCATCCTTTCTCAGGCAGGGGTCGCCATCGGTCTGTCCCTGGTGGTCAAGCAGGACCTGTCCGAGATGGGAGGCCCGGGAGTACAGCTGGGTGCCATGGTAATAACCTCGATTACCGCCACCTGTATTTTCTTCGAGATAATCGGCCCCATTTTGACCAAGATAGGCCTTACAAAGGCGGGGGAGATATCCCTGCCCGATTCCGGCGAACAGGTACCCTAAACCAGCTCCCGGTCAAAGTTGAAGGTCGTGGTGGAGGATTCTCCGGGTTCGGCGTTCAGGTAGTCAAAGCAGTCCGCGGTTCCTGGTACCCCAGGCACCTCCATGGCCTGGGCAGGGTAAAGAACGGTGAGCCCGGCCTCATCGGCTTCGCTTACCCGGAACTGTCCCCCCCGGCTGTCGCTTATGGGACCGGAGACTGGAATCCGGGCGCGGGTAATCAGAAGGGGCGGGCGGCCGTAGCGGTACACTTCTACAACAAGCGGAGAGGCATCCCGCAGGGCCTCAATGGCCGGCCTCTCCAGTTCAAGCCAGGCCTGAATCCTGCGGACACCCCGCTGGTAAAGTTCCTCCGCTGCCAGGGCGTTTGCCACCGGCAGGGGATACGCCGCCGTCAGGGTAAGACTTTCCGATGTCAGTTCCTCGAGCAGGGACAGCTGATAGAGGGAGCTAATCCGGAAACGGCGGCAGCCCGCTTCGAGGGCGGAACCAAGCTGCTGTTTCAGCATATCCAGGTCCTCCTCTGAACAGAAACCCGGCAGTACATACTCATGTTCCGGAAACCAGGGGGCCCCGTTCAGCGGCCGAGCGACAACGGCGGCCCGGACTCCTGCGGTAACAGCCTTCCCGCCCTTCTTAATAATCACCGGCTGGAGTTCCTGCTCCGTAAAATTCCCCGTTTTTCCGGAGGACCGCCGGAAATATCCCGACGGACCGTCCTCTTCAGGTTCCGGGGACAGATCCCCTTCAAACCAGGACCAGAAATCCCGTCGCAGCTGTTTTAACCTGGCGGCGGGAACAAAGGGGTTTCCCTCAACAGAAACCCGGCAGAGGGCAGCACCGACAGCGGGATTGCGGCTCCGGCGGAACTCCTCCTCAACCTTCTCCCTGTCCAGGGGATGCCTCAGGGCTTCATCGAATTCTTCAGAGCTCTCCCAGGTCCGTCCGTCCGCGAAGACCCGGATGCCCCGCCTGGAAAGGTGAATCTCCAGATCAAAGCGCCTGACCGGCTGATAAAGGGGGAGGCCTGCACCGTCGAAATTCACCCCTTTTACGCTGGACCCGACACGGTAGACCCGCCCGGAGGCGGGGACCTCCCGGTCATAGGGAATAAAGACCTCCCTGCCTTCCGTTGCGGTGGAAACCGGGTGTTTGCCGTCCCGCATGGCGGTTACGGTAAAGGAGGGTCCCTCGTCGCCGGAGGCAGGCTGTATTCGCAGCCGGTCCCCCAGGCGCAGCCTTCGGGAAACCTTCAGGGCAAAGCCGCCTTTTCCGGCACTTGCCACAGTCCCCACCAGCTGACCGGAAACCCCCAGGGAATCGTACTGGACCAGCTCCGCCATATCCTTCTCCGTGGCAAAACCGTGGGACCAGCGACGCCCATAGGATGACGAAAGAATCTTGCGGGCCTCTCCCAGGACCTGGCCGCGGGAGCCGGAAGGAGCGTCCAGCACCATTCTGTAGGCCTGCACAACCTTGAAGACATAGTCCGGCTGTTTTAAGCGCCCTTCAATCTTCAGGGATTTGACCCCCGCCTGCTGAAGATCATCAATCATGTCCAGGGTGTAGAGGTCCTGGGTAGAGAAAAAGAAGCCGCTTTTGGGGCTGCCCTCTTCGGTGCCGTGAAAACGGCGGCGGCAGGGCTGTTTGCAGCGCCCCCGGTTGCCGCTCCAGCCTCCCATCCAGGAGGAGAAAAGGCAGTTTCCGGAGAGGGAACAGCAGAGGGCCCCGTGGATAAAGACCTCTATATCCAGAGGCGACGCCGGGACCATCCTCTTGAGTTCCCGGAGGGTAATCTGCCGTTCAAGGATTACCCGGGATATTCCCATCCTTGCCGCTTCGAGTATGCCCGGGGAGTTGTGAATTCCCATCTGGGTCGATGCGTGAAGCTCCAGCTGAGGATACCGGGTCCGGAGAAATCTGGCCACGCCGATATCCTGAAGGATAACGGCATCGGGATCCAGCCTTGCAATCTTCTGCACGGTTTCGTCGAAGGCCTCCCACTCAGTCTCTTTGACCAGGGTGTTCAGGGTAAGGTAAAAACGTTTCCCCAGGGTCTTGGCCTTCTGCGAGAGGCGGGAAAGGTCGTCGTAGCTGAAGTTGGTGCCCATCTCACGGGCATTAAAGCGGCCGACGCCGCAGTAGACGGCATCAGCCCCGGCGGCATAGGCGGCGAGGGCCGTGCTCAGGGTACCCGCCGGGGCAAGCAGTTCAGGTAAGTTTGTGGAATTCTTCATACAGGATGAAGCATACTATCAGACAGTGCGTCCTCCGACCACCCAGTAGATCCACGCAGCCACGGCAAAAAAAGCCCAGAGCACAATTACCAGAATACCCAGAGAGTTCATCAGTCCGTTCAGGTATCCCATGAGGCTGACAATCAAGCCCAGCGTATCGGCTATCGCAAGGGCAAACATGGTATTGCGGACAGCCAGGGAGGATTCGCTGTTGCTTGAAAAGAGACAGATCAAGGCTATGCCTGCAAACAGGGCACCGGCCATCTGGACCATCAGACTCCCGTAACGGGAGACCTCGATCCCGAACCATGATGGGGACAGGGTGGGCAGAAAAATCATGAGAACCGCGAAGACGGCGGAAACCAGGGCTTTAATCCAGAAAAAACCATAAACTTTCATCGTATTTCTCCTTGTCCGTATCAGAATCTCAGGCAAATAGTGCCCTATAAATAATAGCACCTCCCGGGGGTGGATGTAAAAGGAAGTGGAGGAAATCTTTCATCTTTGCTTGAAATACGCTCCCCCAAATTCTATAATTCCTCCAATGAGAGCCTTCCACAGGTATGTGCACCGTTTCCTTTTCACCATAACCTCCGCGGCAGTGATACTTTTTCTAGCCTTTGGCCTGTTTCTGTTCTACGACAGATCGACACGGATAAATTCCGACACCCTCCGGGACGAACTGGGCTTTATCAATGTCCTTATCCGAAGCGTTCATGATCATGCCAGACTGGGAAATCGGGAATCCCTGGAAGCGATGAACAAGGCGGCGGAAGAGGCGCGCCGGGCACTGCCGCCGCGGTTCTTTGACAGCGGCACTGAGACCTTCCTCCACCAGCTTGCGGACTCCCCCAGCGAAGAGGAACTGCGGGCGGCGGTTACGGAACTCGGCGGTATTGCCCGCAGGATCAGCGCCTCCTACTACGAGAACCGCGAACAGAGCAGGCTAGTATTCATCGGCTTCGGCCTTTCCATGATGGTGCTTGTGGGAATACTCCTGGCCCTGGCCCTGCGCTTTCACCTGGAACACACCCGCTATGTAGGAAGAGGCGCGAAGCTTCTGGAATCCCTGGAGAGGATACTGAATTTTGAGTCCGAGAACATCGACTTCAGCCCCCGATGGCTGGAAGAAGAGGAACTCCTGAGACAGGTAGAGGGGATAGCCGCGGCCCACCGTTCCAACAGGGAGCTTGCCGAACACAGGGTCTACGGAACCCTGGAGGCTTTTATTCCCCGCATGCGGGAGATCCTCTCCCACAGCGTCCCCTGCGACCGCCTGGCCGTCGCCTTTGTGGACACCGCCGGACATGTCATCGCGGAATCCGCCTCCAGCGTACTGCCCGTAACCCATCTTGAGCCGGGCTTTATCGAAGAGCTGAAGGATACCAG
Coding sequences within:
- a CDS encoding cation:proton antiporter codes for the protein MDNLQLPILVVAGIIAYLSLYAGKLANRIKLPSLIGFMFVGVFLGPSLAGLLSSEIQDSMQFITKIALGFVALSIGMELHIRELRRQGPGIMLVILTESFGAFLVVGLAVFLLTGDPALALIFGGIAPASAPAGTVAIIQEYRARGPLTKALYTVVGFDDGLGIIIFGFAFAVAKAIISSRTGLETMTLSAAVISPLREIGLSILVGLVMVLVYTLLSRPLDSARDRFILTIATVLFTTGLCEYFHLSEILTNMIVGMAFTNTQPTKTTREIDESLRGIMPLLFLFFFTLAGANLHVGALPSLGLLGLVYIAARTAGLMGGAWFGTTIGRMEENLRKYLGMGILSQAGVAIGLSLVVKQDLSEMGGPGVQLGAMVITSITATCIFFEIIGPILTKIGLTKAGEISLPDSGEQVP
- a CDS encoding peptidase U32 family protein yields the protein MKNSTNLPELLAPAGTLSTALAAYAAGADAVYCGVGRFNAREMGTNFSYDDLSRLSQKAKTLGKRFYLTLNTLVKETEWEAFDETVQKIARLDPDAVILQDIGVARFLRTRYPQLELHASTQMGIHNSPGILEAARMGISRVILERQITLRELKRMVPASPLDIEVFIHGALCCSLSGNCLFSSWMGGWSGNRGRCKQPCRRRFHGTEEGSPKSGFFFSTQDLYTLDMIDDLQQAGVKSLKIEGRLKQPDYVFKVVQAYRMVLDAPSGSRGQVLGEARKILSSSYGRRWSHGFATEKDMAELVQYDSLGVSGQLVGTVASAGKGGFALKVSRRLRLGDRLRIQPASGDEGPSFTVTAMRDGKHPVSTATEGREVFIPYDREVPASGRVYRVGSSVKGVNFDGAGLPLYQPVRRFDLEIHLSRRGIRVFADGRTWESSEEFDEALRHPLDREKVEEEFRRSRNPAVGAALCRVSVEGNPFVPAARLKQLRRDFWSWFEGDLSPEPEEDGPSGYFRRSSGKTGNFTEQELQPVIIKKGGKAVTAGVRAAVVARPLNGAPWFPEHEYVLPGFCSEEDLDMLKQQLGSALEAGCRRFRISSLYQLSLLEELTSESLTLTAAYPLPVANALAAEELYQRGVRRIQAWLELERPAIEALRDASPLVVEVYRYGRPPLLITRARIPVSGPISDSRGGQFRVSEADEAGLTVLYPAQAMEVPGVPGTADCFDYLNAEPGESSTTTFNFDRELV
- a CDS encoding HD-GYP domain-containing protein, with the translated sequence MHRFLFTITSAAVILFLAFGLFLFYDRSTRINSDTLRDELGFINVLIRSVHDHARLGNRESLEAMNKAAEEARRALPPRFFDSGTETFLHQLADSPSEEELRAAVTELGGIARRISASYYENREQSRLVFIGFGLSMMVLVGILLALALRFHLEHTRYVGRGAKLLESLERILNFESENIDFSPRWLEEEELLRQVEGIAAAHRSNRELAEHRVYGTLEAFIPRMREILSHSVPCDRLAVAFVDTAGHVIAESASSVLPVTHLEPGFIEELKDTSLGSILTSRKTRIINDLPRHYEEIHQSESTKLILEEGIRASITVPIEIQEIMAETTRAFVSLMERKDNETSLHIIRMSRYSYILARELAKSDSSITPMMLREILWFAPLHDIGKIGIPDRVLQKNGPLDGRERSLIEDHVNIGLSVIHSMNSGVNRIIDLELLNTAENIIASHHERFDGTGYPRGLAGKDIPVSGRIVALADVFDALTSKRPYKEAFSIDKSMGIIEAGLGSHFDPDVYAAFLKALPEIRLVYDRYKEI